The following coding sequences lie in one Nocardioides sambongensis genomic window:
- a CDS encoding SigE family RNA polymerase sigma factor has protein sequence MRSKERDEPALGAGSDAEFAEFMAGCSRQLYRTAYLLTACPHAAEDLVQTALVKSYVAWRRVRRAHDPLAYVNGVLIKTFLSDRRRRSSKELPIAEVPEQTRPPVGGDPTERVALMTALARLAPLDRAVVVLRFWEDRSVAQTAADLHLSQAAVKNRSLRALRTLRSLLAESTTIPNGSPS, from the coding sequence GTGCGATCCAAGGAACGGGACGAGCCCGCCCTCGGCGCGGGCTCCGACGCGGAGTTCGCCGAGTTCATGGCGGGCTGCTCGCGCCAGCTCTACCGGACCGCCTACCTGCTCACCGCGTGCCCGCACGCCGCGGAGGACCTGGTGCAGACGGCGCTGGTGAAGTCCTACGTCGCCTGGCGACGGGTCCGACGCGCTCATGACCCCCTGGCCTACGTCAACGGCGTGCTGATCAAGACCTTCCTCTCCGACCGGCGCCGACGCAGCAGCAAGGAGCTGCCGATCGCCGAGGTGCCCGAGCAGACCCGCCCGCCCGTTGGTGGCGACCCGACCGAGCGCGTGGCACTGATGACCGCACTGGCCCGGCTGGCGCCGCTGGACCGGGCGGTCGTCGTACTGCGCTTCTGGGAGGACCGCAGCGTCGCCCAGACCGCCGCCGACCTGCACCTCTCGCAGGCGGCGGTGAAGAACCGGAGCCTGCGGGCGTTGCGCACCCTTCGCAGCCTGCTGGCCGAGTCGACCACGATCCCGAACGGAAGTCCCTCATGA
- a CDS encoding NAD-dependent epimerase/dehydratase family protein has protein sequence MEILVLGGSVFLSREVALAALARGHRVTCANRGRTGSVPDGARFVRWDRSAPPPDVLQEIPYDAVVDVARLPGHVRHAVGLAPAAHYVFVSTINVYADDTSPGGPGVGVLREPNGADVDLTVEPEAYGPMKVACEELVRAGAASSAVVRPGLIVGPGDPSGRFSYWAQRLDDVGSGEVLAPGAPGDGMQVIDVRDLAAWIVRLAEERHEGVFDAVGERVAMADLLAAGAPSARFVWVDQAFLEDAGVMPWSGAGSIPLWLPRPQYDGMRDRDPARHWPPACGCARSPTPSSTPRPGCAVIRTPWSPGSIGDASENCWRRGPRPVGEAAYLRRWYLRSPLGSRVVV, from the coding sequence ATGGAGATCCTGGTGCTCGGCGGTTCGGTGTTCCTCTCCCGCGAGGTCGCGCTGGCGGCGCTGGCGCGGGGCCATCGGGTCACCTGTGCGAACCGCGGCAGGACCGGGTCCGTGCCGGACGGGGCGCGGTTCGTCCGGTGGGATCGCTCCGCGCCGCCGCCGGACGTCCTCCAGGAGATCCCGTACGACGCCGTGGTCGACGTCGCGCGCCTCCCCGGTCACGTCCGTCATGCGGTCGGGCTGGCTCCCGCGGCCCACTACGTCTTCGTCTCGACGATCAACGTCTACGCCGACGACACCTCGCCGGGCGGACCCGGCGTCGGGGTGCTGCGGGAGCCGAACGGTGCGGACGTGGACCTGACCGTGGAGCCTGAGGCCTACGGACCGATGAAGGTCGCCTGCGAGGAGCTGGTCCGTGCCGGTGCGGCCTCCAGCGCGGTGGTCCGACCCGGGCTCATCGTCGGCCCCGGCGACCCGAGCGGCCGCTTCTCCTACTGGGCGCAGCGACTGGACGACGTCGGCTCCGGGGAGGTGCTGGCCCCCGGCGCCCCCGGCGACGGGATGCAGGTGATCGACGTCCGCGACCTCGCGGCCTGGATCGTGCGGCTCGCCGAGGAGCGCCACGAGGGCGTGTTCGACGCAGTCGGCGAGCGGGTCGCGATGGCCGACCTGCTCGCGGCCGGGGCGCCGTCGGCCCGGTTCGTCTGGGTCGACCAAGCGTTCCTGGAGGACGCCGGGGTGATGCCGTGGTCCGGAGCCGGCTCGATCCCGCTCTGGCTGCCCCGGCCCCAGTACGACGGGATGCGCGACCGCGACCCGGCCCGGCACTGGCCGCCGGCCTGCGGCTGCGCCCGCTCGCCGACACCTTCGTCGACACCGCGGCCTGGCTGCGCCGTGATCCGGACGCCGTGGTCACCGGGATCGATCGGGGACGCGAGCGAGAACTGCTGGAGGCGTGGGCCGCGTCCGGTGGGTGAGGCCGCCTATCTCCGTCGGTGGTATCTGCGGTCGCCGTTGGGGAGTCGGGTGGTGGTGTAG
- a CDS encoding AtuA-related protein, which produces MGKAFTGPLVELALASYPGFTMTSPPGKPSPYGVYRPEYVDRDRVTHTVVHDDGRRETVPDPGTYVEDVDPDELDPDLGRRPSPYPAPADTITRRMPLGTFVHARSGDKGGDANIGLWVARDSDAPEKYEARVTWLAKLLSRRKVRELVPEAADLDIDVYLLPNLGAVNVVIHGLLGDGVAASTRFDPQAKGLGEWVRSRSVHIQEDLV; this is translated from the coding sequence GTGGGCAAGGCGTTCACCGGTCCGCTGGTCGAGCTGGCGCTGGCCTCCTACCCCGGCTTCACGATGACCTCGCCTCCCGGCAAGCCCTCCCCCTACGGCGTCTACCGACCCGAGTACGTCGACCGCGACCGGGTCACCCACACCGTGGTGCACGACGACGGGCGGCGGGAGACCGTGCCGGACCCGGGGACCTACGTGGAGGACGTCGACCCCGACGAGCTCGACCCGGACCTCGGGCGGCGGCCTTCGCCGTACCCGGCCCCGGCGGACACGATCACCCGCCGGATGCCGCTCGGCACCTTCGTGCACGCCCGCTCCGGGGACAAGGGTGGCGACGCCAACATCGGCCTGTGGGTGGCCCGGGACAGCGACGCCCCGGAGAAGTACGAGGCGCGGGTGACCTGGCTGGCCAAGCTGCTCAGCCGACGCAAGGTGCGCGAGCTCGTGCCCGAGGCGGCCGACCTCGACATCGACGTCTACCTGTTGCCCAACCTGGGCGCGGTCAACGTGGTGATCCACGGGCTGCTCGGCGACGGCGTGGCCGCCTCCACCCGCTTCGACCCGCAGGCGAAGGGACTCGGCGAGTGGGTGCGGAGCCGGTCGGTGCACATCCAGGAGGACCTGGTGTGA
- a CDS encoding TetR/AcrR family transcriptional regulator, producing the protein MAVSTRVPQGERSRAMRERLLEATVELLVEKGFSGTSTTLVSERAGVSRGAQLHHFPTKNALVVAAVEHLTEIRGSDLERAAAELPAGEHRTVAVLEMLGDHFASPVFTAALELWVAARTDPALLEAVAPLEQRVGRETHRLTVELLGVDESRPGARELVQATLDLVRGLGLANTLGDDTRRRRRILAQWGDTLDAALLPAPAPSLSPAPAPAPAPTRPRTSKESR; encoded by the coding sequence ATGGCCGTCAGCACCCGTGTCCCCCAAGGGGAGCGTTCCCGGGCGATGCGGGAGCGGCTGCTCGAGGCCACCGTGGAGCTGCTCGTCGAGAAGGGCTTCAGCGGCACCAGCACCACCCTGGTGTCCGAGCGGGCAGGGGTCAGCCGCGGCGCCCAGCTGCACCACTTCCCGACCAAGAACGCCCTGGTCGTGGCGGCGGTCGAGCACCTCACCGAGATCCGTGGCAGCGACCTCGAGCGCGCCGCCGCCGAACTGCCGGCCGGCGAGCACCGCACGGTCGCCGTGCTGGAGATGCTCGGCGACCACTTCGCCTCCCCGGTCTTCACCGCCGCCCTCGAGCTGTGGGTGGCGGCCCGCACCGACCCCGCGCTGCTCGAGGCGGTCGCCCCGCTGGAGCAGCGCGTCGGCCGGGAGACGCACCGGCTCACCGTGGAGCTGCTCGGGGTCGACGAGTCGCGCCCGGGCGCCCGCGAGCTGGTCCAGGCCACCCTCGACCTGGTCCGCGGACTCGGCCTGGCCAACACGCTGGGCGACGACACCCGCCGCCGTCGCCGGATCCTCGCCCAGTGGGGCGACACCCTGGACGCGGCGCTGCTCCCAGCCCCCGCACCGTCACTCTCACCAGCACCAGCACCAGCACCAGCACCGACCCGCCCCCGCACCTCCAAGGAGTCCCGATGA
- a CDS encoding HNH endonuclease signature motif containing protein, with translation MSLTGTRTPLGEAVAACRDALGEVAERQPGFLAMPEREELLRGLVALEAQVVELRMRVLVASADVASTHGARDVAGWVALRTGADPGRLRSESKVATSIDRSWPRVGAAMARGALSLEQARVITTGLDALPARIDADARRRAETDLVAYGTGDRPGMPEGGFGPKELRRLADRILDVVAPEIAEEEDAKRLAALEAAATAKTSLRIRSLGDGLTRITALVADPVAGRLATYLDAFTSPRHQDPGSERLPQHHARGLAFGTLLEHLDPTQLPDHGGDATSVVVTIDHTQLTRDLGTAGLLDPSHDTDGEQRISAAHARRLACTAKILPAVLGGKSEILDLGRSRRLFTTAQRTALRLRDKTCRAEGCTIPARWCEAHHLNPWSKGGRTDLADGLLLCSFHHHREHDPTYTTTRLPNGDRRYHRRR, from the coding sequence ATGTCGCTGACCGGCACCCGCACCCCGCTGGGCGAGGCAGTCGCGGCGTGCCGAGACGCGCTGGGTGAGGTCGCGGAGCGTCAGCCCGGGTTCCTCGCGATGCCCGAACGGGAAGAACTGTTGAGGGGGTTGGTGGCGCTCGAGGCGCAGGTCGTCGAGCTGCGGATGCGGGTCCTGGTCGCGTCGGCTGATGTCGCCTCGACCCATGGGGCGCGGGATGTCGCGGGCTGGGTGGCGTTGCGGACCGGCGCCGATCCCGGCCGGTTGCGGTCGGAGTCGAAGGTCGCCACCTCGATCGACCGGTCTTGGCCGCGGGTGGGGGCAGCGATGGCCCGCGGTGCGCTGTCGTTGGAGCAGGCCCGGGTGATCACCACCGGCCTGGACGCCCTGCCGGCCCGGATCGACGCGGACGCGCGGCGGCGGGCCGAGACCGATCTGGTGGCGTACGGCACCGGCGACAGGCCCGGGATGCCCGAGGGTGGGTTCGGTCCGAAAGAGCTACGCCGCCTCGCGGACCGGATCCTCGACGTGGTCGCTCCCGAGATCGCCGAGGAGGAAGACGCCAAACGCCTCGCCGCATTGGAGGCCGCGGCCACTGCGAAGACCAGCCTGCGGATCCGGTCGCTGGGGGACGGGCTGACCCGGATCACCGCCCTCGTGGCCGACCCGGTCGCTGGCCGGTTGGCGACCTACTTGGATGCGTTCACCTCACCGCGCCACCAAGACCCTGGGTCGGAGCGTCTGCCGCAGCACCACGCCCGCGGCCTCGCGTTCGGGACACTCCTGGAGCACCTCGACCCGACCCAGTTGCCCGACCACGGTGGGGACGCGACCAGCGTGGTCGTCACCATCGACCACACCCAGCTCACCCGCGACCTCGGCACGGCCGGGCTGCTCGACCCCAGCCACGACACCGACGGGGAGCAGCGGATCAGCGCCGCCCATGCCCGACGGCTGGCCTGCACCGCCAAGATCCTTCCCGCCGTCCTCGGCGGCAAGTCCGAGATCCTCGACCTCGGCAGATCCCGCCGGCTGTTCACCACAGCCCAACGCACCGCACTACGACTCCGGGACAAGACCTGCCGCGCCGAAGGCTGCACCATCCCCGCACGGTGGTGCGAAGCCCATCATCTCAACCCCTGGTCGAAAGGCGGCCGCACCGACCTCGCCGACGGCCTACTCCTCTGCTCCTTCCACCACCACCGCGAACACGACCCCACCTACACCACCACCCGACTCCCCAACGGCGACCGCAGATACCACCGACGGAGATAG
- a CDS encoding TIGR03084 family metal-binding protein, with protein sequence MSVLEGVLADLTAEGDRLRAVVAERDAATWSTDTPAAGWTIATQIAHLAWTDEVAVLAAGAHTPDGKEAWDRVVLAAIEDPTGYVDACALEVAELAPADLLVRWDIARGALADALRAVPEGQRMPWFGPPMSPTSMATARFMETWAHALDVDAALGLTVEPTDRIRHVAHIGVRTRDFAFGNHGLTPPAEAFRIELVAPSGEVWAWGPDDAAQRVSGSAYDFCSLVTQRVHRDDTALVAVGEDAEQWLRIAQAFAGPAGGGREATGASS encoded by the coding sequence ATGAGCGTCCTCGAAGGCGTGCTCGCCGATCTCACCGCCGAGGGCGACCGGCTGCGCGCCGTCGTCGCCGAGCGCGACGCCGCGACCTGGTCCACCGACACTCCGGCCGCAGGCTGGACGATCGCCACCCAGATCGCCCATCTCGCCTGGACCGACGAGGTCGCCGTCCTCGCCGCCGGCGCGCACACCCCCGACGGGAAGGAGGCCTGGGACCGGGTCGTCCTCGCCGCGATCGAGGATCCCACGGGCTATGTCGACGCCTGCGCGCTCGAGGTCGCCGAGCTGGCGCCGGCCGATCTCCTGGTCCGGTGGGACATCGCGCGCGGCGCACTGGCCGACGCGCTGCGTGCCGTGCCGGAGGGGCAGCGGATGCCCTGGTTCGGACCACCGATGTCGCCCACCTCGATGGCCACCGCGCGGTTCATGGAGACCTGGGCGCATGCCCTTGACGTCGACGCCGCCCTCGGCCTCACCGTCGAGCCCACCGACCGGATCCGGCACGTCGCCCACATCGGCGTGCGCACCCGGGACTTCGCCTTCGGCAACCACGGGCTCACCCCGCCCGCCGAGGCGTTCCGGATCGAGCTCGTCGCGCCGTCGGGCGAGGTGTGGGCCTGGGGACCGGACGACGCGGCGCAGCGGGTGAGCGGGTCGGCGTACGACTTCTGCTCACTGGTCACCCAACGGGTGCACCGTGACGACACCGCGCTGGTCGCGGTCGGGGAGGACGCCGAGCAGTGGCTGCGGATCGCGCAGGCGTTCGCCGGGCCTGCCGGCGGCGGTCGCGAGGCGACGGGGGCCTCGTCATGA
- a CDS encoding acyl-CoA dehydrogenase family protein, with product MTTSSWDRVWNEDRRALKAAATAFAEREIIPGLAEWEEAGELPRSLTAAAAKAGMLSAGYPEEVGGDGGDLLDACALQEGLMAAGASGGLMASLYTHGIAVPHMVAHGSPYLIDRFVRPTLAGDLIGSLGITEPGGGSDVAGITTRAVRDGDHWVINGAKTFITSAVRGDYVVTACRTGEEGHAGISLIVVEKGTPGFSVSRALPKMGWHCSDTAELAYDDVRVPIENLVGAADQGFYYIAEQFVVERIFLALMGYGHALRCLELAAGYARERETFGKPLNKNQVVRAKLVEMHRQVELARMYTLDVAARHVAGETVIAEACLAKQTAVDTAVDVSNEAVQLFGGAGYLRGTEVERHYRDARLLPIGGGATEVLTDLAARLLGYA from the coding sequence ATGACGACGTCGAGCTGGGACCGGGTCTGGAACGAGGACCGCCGGGCCCTCAAGGCCGCCGCCACCGCGTTCGCCGAGCGGGAGATCATCCCCGGGCTCGCCGAGTGGGAAGAGGCGGGTGAGCTGCCCCGCAGCCTCACCGCGGCCGCCGCGAAGGCGGGGATGCTCAGCGCCGGCTACCCCGAGGAGGTCGGCGGGGACGGGGGCGACCTGCTCGACGCCTGCGCTCTGCAGGAGGGACTCATGGCGGCCGGGGCCTCGGGCGGGCTGATGGCCTCGCTCTACACCCACGGCATCGCGGTGCCGCACATGGTCGCGCACGGGTCGCCGTACCTGATCGACCGGTTCGTGCGGCCGACCCTGGCCGGCGACCTGATCGGCAGCCTCGGCATCACCGAGCCCGGCGGCGGCTCCGACGTCGCCGGGATCACCACCCGGGCGGTGCGCGACGGCGACCACTGGGTGATCAACGGCGCGAAGACGTTCATCACCTCCGCGGTGCGCGGCGACTACGTGGTCACCGCCTGCCGCACCGGTGAGGAGGGCCACGCCGGCATCTCGCTGATCGTGGTGGAGAAGGGCACGCCCGGCTTCTCGGTCTCCCGCGCCCTGCCCAAGATGGGCTGGCACTGCTCCGACACCGCCGAGCTCGCGTACGACGACGTGCGGGTGCCGATCGAGAACCTGGTCGGCGCCGCGGACCAGGGCTTCTACTACATCGCCGAGCAGTTCGTGGTGGAGCGGATCTTCCTCGCGCTGATGGGCTACGGGCACGCGCTGCGCTGCCTGGAGCTCGCCGCCGGCTACGCCCGCGAGCGGGAGACCTTCGGCAAGCCGCTGAACAAGAACCAGGTGGTCCGGGCCAAGCTGGTCGAGATGCACCGGCAGGTCGAGCTGGCCCGGATGTACACGCTCGACGTCGCCGCGCGCCACGTCGCCGGCGAGACCGTGATCGCCGAGGCCTGCCTGGCCAAGCAGACCGCCGTCGACACCGCCGTCGACGTCAGCAACGAGGCGGTGCAGCTCTTCGGCGGCGCCGGCTACCTGCGCGGCACCGAGGTGGAGCGGCACTACCGCGACGCCCGGCTGCTGCCGATCGGGGGTGGCGCCACCGAGGTGCTCACCGACCTCGCGGCCCGCCTGCTCGGCTACGCGTGA
- a CDS encoding acyl-CoA carboxylase subunit beta has product MLAKIEDLRAEQDKAVRAGGKYIARHTERGKLTARERIDLLVDEGSAFLELMPLAGWGSDFAVGASLVTGIGVVEGVECMIVANDPTVKGGALNPWSVKKSFRAAEIAEKNGLVTINLTESGGADLPTQKEIFIPGGRGFRDLTRASARKQPTVSVVFGNCTAGGAYVPGMSDYVIMVAEQAKVFLAGPPLVKMATGEETDDESLGGAEMHARVSGSADFLAVDEHDALRLARRTVARLNWRKAVPEPTGYAEPDLDPEDLLDLIPTDLKEPFDPREAILRIVDGSGPGNEVPFDEFKPLYGSALCVGWARLHGRPIGILANARGVLMSQEAQKAAQFIQLANQKDTPLLFLHNTTGYMVGKEYEQGGIIKHGAMMINAVSNSTVPHLTVIMGASYGAGNYGMNGRAYDPRFLFTWPSAKSSVMGPAQLAGVLEIVARQSAESKGQPFDAAAFAPTKEMVEQMIEEQSLPYVLSGMVYDDGVIDPRDTRTVLGICLSAIDTQPTEGAMNFGVFRL; this is encoded by the coding sequence ATGCTCGCCAAGATCGAGGACCTGCGGGCCGAGCAGGACAAGGCCGTCCGGGCCGGCGGCAAGTACATCGCCCGGCACACCGAGCGCGGCAAGCTCACCGCACGGGAGCGGATCGACCTGCTGGTCGACGAGGGCTCGGCGTTCCTGGAGCTGATGCCGCTGGCCGGCTGGGGCAGCGACTTCGCCGTCGGCGCGAGCCTGGTCACCGGGATCGGCGTGGTCGAGGGCGTGGAGTGCATGATCGTGGCCAACGACCCGACGGTGAAGGGCGGAGCGCTCAACCCGTGGTCGGTGAAGAAGTCGTTCCGGGCCGCGGAGATCGCGGAGAAGAACGGCCTGGTGACGATCAACCTCACCGAGTCCGGCGGCGCGGACCTGCCCACCCAGAAGGAGATCTTCATCCCCGGCGGCCGCGGCTTCCGCGACCTCACCCGGGCCAGCGCCCGCAAGCAGCCGACCGTCTCGGTGGTCTTCGGCAACTGCACCGCCGGCGGCGCCTACGTGCCCGGCATGAGCGACTACGTGATCATGGTCGCCGAGCAGGCCAAGGTCTTCCTGGCCGGCCCGCCGCTGGTGAAGATGGCCACCGGTGAGGAGACCGACGACGAGAGCCTCGGCGGCGCCGAGATGCACGCCCGCGTCTCCGGCTCGGCCGACTTCCTCGCCGTCGACGAGCACGACGCGCTCCGGCTGGCCCGCCGTACCGTCGCCCGGCTGAACTGGCGCAAGGCCGTCCCCGAGCCCACCGGGTACGCCGAGCCCGACCTGGACCCCGAGGACCTGCTCGACCTGATCCCGACCGACCTCAAGGAGCCGTTCGACCCGCGGGAGGCGATCCTCCGCATCGTCGACGGCTCCGGGCCGGGCAACGAGGTCCCGTTCGACGAGTTCAAGCCGCTCTACGGCAGTGCCCTCTGCGTCGGCTGGGCCCGGCTGCACGGTCGTCCGATCGGCATCCTGGCCAACGCGCGCGGGGTGCTGATGAGCCAGGAGGCGCAGAAGGCGGCGCAGTTCATCCAGCTGGCCAACCAGAAGGACACCCCGCTGCTGTTCCTGCACAACACCACCGGTTACATGGTCGGCAAGGAGTACGAGCAGGGCGGGATCATCAAGCACGGCGCGATGATGATCAACGCGGTGTCCAACTCGACGGTGCCGCACCTGACGGTGATCATGGGGGCCTCCTACGGCGCCGGCAACTACGGCATGAACGGCCGTGCCTACGACCCGCGGTTCCTCTTCACCTGGCCCAGCGCGAAGTCCTCGGTGATGGGGCCGGCCCAGCTGGCCGGGGTGCTGGAGATCGTCGCCCGCCAGTCCGCGGAGTCGAAGGGACAGCCGTTCGACGCCGCCGCCTTCGCCCCGACCAAGGAGATGGTCGAGCAGATGATCGAGGAGCAGTCACTGCCGTACGTCCTCTCCGGGATGGTCTACGACGACGGCGTGATCGACCCCCGGGACACCCGGACGGTGCTCGGCATCTGCCTCTCCGCGATCGACACCCAGCCGACCGAGGGCGCCATGAACTTCGGCGTCTTCCGCCTCTAG
- a CDS encoding SRPBCC family protein, producing the protein MALLKPLTGEVSVQMRATPAQVWDLVSDVTRIGEFSPETFEARWTHGSTGPEPGARFKGHVKRNGVGPVYWTPCTVTRAVPEREFEFSVGNDANPINTWGYRIEEADGGSRVTEYFKLSPVWYIRLYWTLLGPLRARTNERGMRTTLDRMKAVVEAEEGTR; encoded by the coding sequence ATGGCACTGCTCAAGCCACTGACCGGCGAGGTCAGCGTGCAGATGCGCGCCACACCGGCGCAGGTGTGGGACCTGGTCAGCGACGTGACCCGGATCGGGGAGTTCTCCCCGGAGACCTTCGAGGCCCGCTGGACCCACGGATCGACCGGTCCGGAGCCTGGCGCACGGTTCAAGGGGCACGTGAAGCGCAACGGCGTCGGCCCCGTCTACTGGACGCCGTGCACGGTCACCCGCGCGGTGCCGGAGCGGGAGTTCGAGTTCTCCGTCGGCAACGACGCGAACCCGATCAACACCTGGGGCTACCGGATCGAGGAGGCCGACGGCGGCTCCCGGGTCACGGAGTACTTCAAGCTCAGCCCGGTCTGGTACATCCGCCTCTACTGGACGCTCCTCGGCCCGCTGCGCGCTCGCACCAACGAGCGCGGCATGCGCACCACCCTGGACCGGATGAAGGCCGTCGTCGAGGCCGAGGAGGGGACCCGGTGA
- a CDS encoding acyclic terpene utilization AtuA family protein, whose product MSAVRIGNCSGFYGDRLSALREQLDGGELDVITGDYLAELTMLILGKDTMRDPELGYARTFLRQLEESLGTAVERGVRIVTNAGGLNPAGMAAKVRELASGLGLDVAVAHVEGDDLRGSGLYDDALTANAYLGGFGIAAALAGGADVVVTGRVTDASVVVGPAIAHHGWTPADHDQLAGAVVAGHVIECGTQATGGNFSGFRRLFRDGRPMGRPLGFPIAEINADGSSIITKHAETGGAVTLDTVTAQLLYEIQSTRYLNPDVTTRLDSIRLREISRDRIEIAGVTGAPPPRRLKVAVNTLGGFRNACEFVLTGLDIEAKADWVRGQLEPHLRAAEVSWSLAGPHGLDAETEEGASVLLRCTVKDPRRIRWARRSPVRWSSWRWPPTPASR is encoded by the coding sequence ATGAGCGCGGTCCGGATCGGCAACTGCTCCGGGTTCTACGGCGACCGGCTCTCCGCGCTCCGCGAGCAGCTGGACGGCGGCGAGCTCGACGTGATCACCGGGGACTACCTCGCCGAGCTGACCATGCTGATCCTGGGCAAGGACACGATGCGCGATCCTGAGCTGGGCTACGCGCGCACCTTCCTGCGCCAGCTGGAGGAGAGCCTGGGCACCGCGGTGGAGCGGGGCGTCCGGATCGTCACCAACGCCGGCGGGCTGAACCCGGCAGGGATGGCCGCGAAGGTCCGCGAGCTCGCCTCCGGGCTGGGTCTCGACGTCGCGGTCGCCCACGTCGAGGGCGACGACCTGCGCGGCAGCGGCCTCTACGACGACGCCCTCACCGCGAACGCCTACCTCGGCGGGTTCGGCATCGCCGCCGCGCTCGCGGGCGGCGCCGACGTGGTGGTCACCGGCCGGGTCACCGACGCCTCGGTGGTGGTCGGACCGGCGATCGCCCACCACGGGTGGACGCCCGCCGACCACGACCAGCTCGCCGGTGCGGTGGTCGCCGGCCACGTCATCGAGTGCGGCACCCAGGCCACCGGCGGCAACTTCTCCGGGTTCCGCCGGCTCTTCCGTGACGGCCGGCCGATGGGCCGACCGCTCGGCTTCCCGATCGCCGAGATCAACGCCGACGGTTCCAGCATCATCACCAAGCACGCGGAGACCGGCGGCGCGGTCACCCTCGACACCGTCACCGCCCAGCTGCTCTACGAGATCCAGTCCACGCGCTACCTCAACCCGGACGTCACCACCCGCCTGGACTCGATCCGGCTGCGCGAGATCAGCCGGGACCGGATCGAGATCGCCGGCGTCACCGGCGCGCCGCCGCCGCGTCGGCTGAAGGTCGCGGTGAACACCCTGGGCGGGTTCCGCAACGCGTGCGAGTTCGTGCTCACCGGGCTGGACATCGAGGCCAAGGCGGACTGGGTGCGCGGCCAGCTCGAGCCGCACCTGCGGGCCGCCGAGGTCTCCTGGAGCCTGGCCGGCCCGCACGGCCTGGACGCCGAGACCGAGGAGGGCGCCTCGGTGCTGCTCCGGTGCACGGTCAAGGACCCGAGGCGGATCCGGTGGGCAAGGCGTTCACCGGTCCGCTGGTCGAGCTGGCGCTGGCCTCCTACCCCGGCTTCACGATGA